From Candidatus Neomarinimicrobiota bacterium, the proteins below share one genomic window:
- a CDS encoding DUF177 domain-containing protein, protein MKIYRNELQDVADERVFRESLADIGIFDLGPSDTPILVTLVASPQGKDYVLHGQVTAELQFDCDRCLGPARQSISGSFRALLAQEWRPGLRADDIALPVTPATHPEVDLGGITAEVIYLEAAVKALCREDCRGLCPSCGIDLNQQACDCAGHGPDERWLALHAIKQQLEQ, encoded by the coding sequence ATGAAAATCTACCGCAATGAGTTGCAGGACGTGGCAGATGAGCGGGTGTTCCGGGAGTCCCTGGCCGACATCGGTATTTTCGATCTGGGCCCCTCCGATACGCCCATCCTAGTTACACTGGTGGCGTCGCCCCAGGGCAAAGACTATGTGCTCCATGGCCAGGTGACCGCAGAGCTCCAATTTGACTGTGACCGGTGCCTGGGGCCGGCGCGGCAGTCAATCTCAGGATCGTTTCGGGCACTGCTGGCGCAGGAGTGGCGACCTGGGCTGCGCGCCGATGACATTGCGCTTCCGGTTACTCCCGCGACCCACCCGGAAGTGGACCTCGGGGGCATCACAGCTGAAGTGATTTACCTGGAGGCTGCCGTGAAGGCGCTGTGCCGGGAAGACTGCCGGGGGTTGTGTCCCAGCTGCGGCATAGACTTGAATCAACAGGCGTGCGACTGCGCTGGCCATGGACCGGACGAACGCTGGTTGGCACTTCACGCGATTAAACAACAATTGGAACAGTAA
- a CDS encoding ketoacyl-ACP synthase III, with translation MPSRLRRTAKITATGKYLPERILTNKDLEKMLETTDEWIVSRTGIRERHLVAEGEATSHMATHAAQEILRKKDLDPNEIDCIIVATVTPDMLLPATACLVQNNLGANRAWGFDLSAACTGFLYGLEAGARMIESGSYSKILVIGADTMSSIMDYTDRSTCILFGDGAGAVLLEPSEDGSEGIMDSILRCDGSGGDYLYLEGGGSLYPATADTVAKGKHYLKQDGRAVYKYAVKWMAEMAAEVARRNQLSNGDIRLFIPHQANQRIIDACAQRLGLNEDQVLSNIERYANTTAGTIPLAIADAVDQKLLKPGDNVLLAAFGAGFTWGGMYVRWSEAV, from the coding sequence ATGCCGTCACGACTTCGTAGAACAGCCAAAATTACCGCCACCGGCAAATATCTGCCCGAGCGGATTCTCACCAACAAGGACCTTGAAAAAATGCTGGAGACCACGGACGAATGGATCGTCTCCCGCACGGGCATCCGCGAACGGCATCTGGTCGCTGAGGGGGAAGCCACGTCGCACATGGCCACCCATGCGGCTCAGGAAATCCTGCGCAAGAAGGACTTGGATCCCAATGAAATCGACTGCATTATCGTAGCCACCGTGACCCCCGATATGCTGCTCCCGGCCACTGCCTGCCTGGTCCAGAACAACTTGGGGGCCAACCGGGCCTGGGGCTTCGATCTTAGTGCCGCCTGCACTGGGTTTCTCTACGGCCTGGAGGCCGGTGCACGGATGATCGAATCGGGTAGCTACTCCAAAATCCTGGTTATAGGGGCCGACACCATGAGTTCCATCATGGACTATACAGACCGGTCCACCTGCATTCTTTTCGGCGACGGTGCCGGTGCTGTGCTTCTTGAGCCCAGTGAGGACGGGAGCGAAGGGATTATGGACTCGATCCTAAGATGTGACGGTTCAGGAGGCGACTACCTGTATTTGGAGGGCGGCGGCAGTCTGTATCCCGCAACTGCCGATACCGTGGCCAAGGGTAAGCACTACCTGAAGCAGGATGGGCGAGCAGTGTACAAATACGCCGTGAAATGGATGGCCGAGATGGCCGCTGAGGTGGCCCGGCGTAATCAGCTCAGTAACGGCGACATCCGCCTGTTTATTCCCCATCAGGCAAACCAACGGATCATCGACGCCTGTGCCCAGCGGCTGGGACTGAATGAAGACCAGGTGCTGTCCAACATTGAGCGCTACGCCAACACGACTGCCGGAACGATCCCGCTCGCCATCGCTGACGCGGTCGACCAAAAATTGCTGAAGCCGGGCGACAATGTCCTTCTGGCCGCGTTTGGTGCCGGATTCACATGGGGTGGCATGTATGTACGCTGGAGTGAGGCGGTTTAG
- a CDS encoding SPOR domain-containing protein yields the protein MSHRTKFLILLMLLFAFSCDKLPFGKKEVQTIYVGEPETILAEGPEDAFDVSYRWDLVDYPDESTIELDFSPFVNSWTFTADVVGDYAFAVTVISDGEELSYQEFRYIALEDTTAFMRAQPMADAPPDTQPEDTADGTAPESVTLAAPTPAKSPPAPSISRAKVPRKKYRGNIVAGHFTIQVSSWKTPQQAQKVMQQVAQETGYDAYIQRVRLEYRNEVWWRVRVGDFTSLEDAKMLQEEIIATYPGTWVDNLRKEDIDPTL from the coding sequence GTGTCACACCGCACCAAGTTTCTGATTCTGCTCATGCTCTTGTTCGCATTCAGTTGCGACAAACTGCCGTTTGGGAAGAAGGAGGTCCAAACCATTTATGTCGGCGAACCAGAGACCATTTTGGCAGAGGGGCCCGAAGACGCTTTTGATGTGAGCTATCGCTGGGACCTCGTGGACTACCCCGATGAGAGCACGATTGAGCTTGATTTTTCCCCCTTTGTCAATTCCTGGACCTTCACAGCGGATGTCGTCGGGGATTACGCCTTCGCAGTGACGGTGATTTCCGACGGTGAGGAGTTGTCCTATCAGGAGTTCCGCTACATTGCCCTGGAGGACACCACCGCCTTCATGCGGGCGCAACCCATGGCTGATGCTCCCCCGGACACTCAGCCTGAGGATACTGCCGATGGCACTGCACCCGAATCGGTAACCCTGGCGGCTCCCACACCGGCCAAATCGCCACCGGCTCCCAGCATCTCTCGCGCCAAAGTCCCCCGTAAGAAATATCGCGGCAATATCGTCGCGGGACATTTCACCATCCAGGTGAGCAGCTGGAAAACTCCGCAGCAAGCCCAAAAGGTGATGCAACAGGTGGCGCAGGAAACCGGCTACGACGCCTATATCCAGCGGGTTCGGCTGGAATACAGGAACGAGGTTTGGTGGCGGGTTCGCGTTGGCGACTTCACATCTCTGGAGGATGCCAAAATGTTACAGGAGGAGATTATTGCGACCTATCCCGGGACCTGGGTTGATAATCTGCGCAAAGAAGATATCGATCCCACGTTGTAG
- the plsX gene encoding phosphate acyltransferase PlsX: MRLALDAMGGDLAPEQMVKGSFEYLRETRDGDISVTLVGQRDLLESEVAKYPFDHSRLQIIHADEVVTMHDRPARIIKTKRNSSLVRAVELVQRGEADGVVSAGNTGAVLTASLFLLRPIPGVRRPAICPMIPTAQGGFLLCDAGANVDVRAIHLLQFALMAKAYATLRLDNPRPRIGLLNIGTEPGKGNELSQRAYDLLQLHVDNFVGNVEARDIFAGVADVVVCDGFVGNIMLKAAEGMVVHAVKWARDRLKRHPIFQLALPLMRPALRDLGRELDYEEHGGSPLLGVNGVSIVCHGTSSARAIRNALKLTAQCVSENLVDTIREGIEAHMDIFEERHAVTTS, translated from the coding sequence GTGAGGTTAGCTCTCGATGCCATGGGTGGCGACCTTGCCCCCGAGCAAATGGTCAAGGGGAGCTTCGAATACCTGCGCGAAACGCGGGACGGAGATATATCTGTCACCCTGGTTGGACAGCGCGACTTGCTCGAATCGGAAGTCGCCAAATATCCATTTGATCACTCCCGTCTGCAGATCATCCACGCCGACGAGGTTGTCACCATGCACGATCGGCCGGCACGGATCATCAAGACCAAGCGAAACTCCTCGCTGGTTCGCGCTGTGGAGCTGGTCCAACGGGGTGAAGCCGATGGTGTTGTCAGCGCTGGCAATACGGGCGCAGTGTTGACAGCCTCCCTTTTTCTGCTCAGGCCAATTCCCGGTGTTCGCCGCCCGGCTATCTGCCCGATGATTCCCACTGCCCAAGGCGGCTTCCTGCTGTGCGACGCGGGTGCCAATGTAGACGTGCGTGCCATACATCTGCTGCAATTCGCCCTGATGGCCAAGGCCTACGCCACCCTTAGACTTGACAATCCCCGGCCACGGATCGGCTTGTTGAACATCGGGACTGAACCGGGCAAGGGAAACGAACTGTCTCAGCGTGCCTATGATCTGCTGCAACTCCATGTGGACAATTTCGTAGGCAATGTTGAAGCGCGTGACATCTTCGCTGGGGTGGCTGACGTGGTCGTCTGCGATGGCTTTGTAGGTAACATCATGCTGAAGGCAGCAGAGGGTATGGTGGTTCATGCCGTCAAATGGGCCCGCGACAGACTAAAGCGGCACCCCATCTTCCAGCTGGCACTGCCCCTGATGCGCCCTGCCTTGAGGGACCTTGGCCGGGAGCTGGATTACGAAGAGCACGGCGGTTCGCCGCTCCTGGGGGTCAATGGAGTCTCGATAGTGTGCCATGGCACGTCCAGTGCCAGAGCCATTAGGAATGCGCTGAAACTCACGGCCCAATGTGTTTCAGAAAACCTGGTCGACACAATCCGGGAGGGTATTGAGGCCCACATGGACATATTTGAGGAACGGCATGCCGTCACGACTTCGTAG
- the ndk gene encoding nucleoside-diphosphate kinase, translating into MGSNRTLAIIKPDAIRARTMGKIIDRILEAGLEIRAARLLRLTKARADEFYAIHRGKPFFDELTTFMSSGPCFPMALEREEAVEVFRTLIGATDPAQANTGTLRKDFATSVGENAVHGSDSDEDAQKEVAFFFTPEDILGHL; encoded by the coding sequence ATGGGCAGCAACCGTACCCTGGCCATCATCAAGCCGGATGCCATTCGCGCCCGGACGATGGGCAAGATTATTGATCGCATCCTGGAGGCGGGGCTCGAGATTCGCGCTGCTAGACTGTTGCGGCTGACGAAGGCGCGGGCCGATGAATTCTATGCCATCCACCGGGGCAAGCCGTTTTTTGACGAGCTCACCACGTTCATGTCGTCCGGGCCGTGCTTCCCCATGGCCCTGGAAAGGGAAGAGGCCGTGGAAGTCTTTCGTACCCTTATTGGAGCGACCGATCCGGCCCAAGCGAATACCGGTACCCTCCGCAAGGACTTTGCAACCAGCGTAGGCGAGAATGCGGTGCACGGCTCAGACAGCGATGAAGATGCCCAGAAAGAGGTTGCATTCTTTTTCACACCAGAGGATATTTTAGGTCACCTCTAA
- the fabD gene encoding ACP S-malonyltransferase, whose protein sequence is MAVYLFPGQGSQAVGMGRDLYDQYAEVRELYDHAEATLGYDLAAISFEGPEERLRQTQVTQPALFVHSLALSTLLREQGMLPEATAGHSLGEYSAVVSAGAVDFAEALEVVKVRGLEMSRAAAQAPGAMVALLGASEEQIQALCQNGPEGGVVVPANLNAPGQVVLSGDAEAVANAARAARTMGLRRVIPLNVSGAFHSPLMAAAKAALGAALDKMSLRDPQVPVYQNVTARASRSAEEIKANLLKQLESPVRWEETMRQLWTEGFREFYEVGSGKVLLGLNRRILPEAFTLSLSTVQDVRQLGVPATG, encoded by the coding sequence ATGGCGGTCTATCTCTTCCCCGGGCAGGGGAGCCAGGCGGTGGGCATGGGCCGTGACCTCTATGACCAATATGCTGAAGTCCGCGAGCTCTACGACCATGCTGAGGCCACCTTGGGCTACGACCTGGCTGCAATCTCATTCGAAGGCCCGGAGGAACGTTTGCGCCAGACTCAGGTCACCCAACCAGCACTGTTCGTCCACAGTCTGGCGCTGAGTACGCTGCTGAGGGAACAGGGGATGCTGCCCGAAGCCACGGCTGGACATAGCTTGGGGGAGTACTCGGCGGTGGTTTCGGCGGGCGCGGTGGACTTTGCGGAGGCCCTTGAGGTAGTAAAGGTGCGCGGCTTGGAAATGTCCCGGGCCGCTGCGCAGGCCCCGGGTGCGATGGTAGCGCTTTTGGGGGCCTCGGAGGAGCAGATTCAGGCGCTTTGCCAGAACGGGCCTGAAGGTGGCGTGGTTGTCCCGGCCAATCTTAACGCGCCGGGGCAGGTGGTGCTCTCGGGTGACGCTGAGGCGGTGGCCAACGCCGCGCGGGCGGCCCGGACAATGGGCTTGCGACGGGTCATCCCACTTAACGTATCAGGTGCATTCCACTCGCCCCTCATGGCAGCGGCGAAAGCCGCCCTGGGGGCCGCCCTGGACAAGATGTCGTTGCGCGACCCACAAGTGCCTGTATACCAGAATGTTACCGCTCGTGCGTCCCGTTCGGCCGAGGAGATCAAAGCCAATCTTTTGAAACAGCTGGAGAGCCCGGTGCGCTGGGAAGAGACCATGCGCCAACTGTGGACCGAGGGATTCAGGGAATTTTATGAGGTGGGGTCTGGCAAGGTGTTACTGGGACTGAATCGCAGAATCTTGCCTGAGGCGTTCACGTTGAGTCTGAGCACAGTGCAGGATGTGAGGCAACTGGGTGTTCCGGCTACAGGATAG
- the sucD gene encoding succinate--CoA ligase subunit alpha → MSILAGNDTRLIVQGITGSEGSFHTEEMVAYGTQVVAGVTPGKGGRQDANGVPIFNTLADAKDATGANASVIFVPPPFASDAIMEAIAANLELVVCITEGIPTFDMVRVKAALDQSSTTLIGPNCPGVISPGRCKIGIMPGFIHQPGGVGVLSRSGTLTYEAVFQLTELGLGQSTCIGVGGDPIIGSTFLALLKLFAEDDGTDALVLIGEIGGSAEEEAADWVQETGFSKPIVAFVAGRTAPPGRRMGHAGAIIAGGQGTAQSKMEALQAAGIHVCESPAMIGQTMQQVLG, encoded by the coding sequence ATAAGCATACTGGCAGGCAACGACACCCGGCTCATCGTGCAGGGCATCACCGGGAGTGAGGGTTCGTTTCATACCGAGGAGATGGTGGCGTATGGCACCCAAGTTGTGGCCGGCGTCACCCCTGGCAAAGGGGGCCGGCAGGACGCTAACGGCGTCCCCATTTTCAATACGCTGGCCGATGCCAAGGACGCCACCGGCGCCAACGCCTCGGTAATCTTTGTGCCACCACCCTTTGCCTCGGACGCCATCATGGAGGCCATCGCGGCCAACCTGGAGCTCGTGGTCTGTATCACTGAAGGCATCCCCACTTTTGATATGGTGCGGGTCAAGGCCGCCCTGGACCAAAGCAGCACGACGCTCATCGGCCCCAACTGCCCCGGCGTCATCAGTCCGGGAAGGTGCAAGATCGGCATCATGCCCGGCTTTATTCACCAGCCCGGAGGCGTGGGTGTGCTTTCACGCAGCGGGACGCTCACCTACGAAGCTGTCTTCCAGTTGACCGAACTGGGCCTGGGGCAATCCACGTGCATCGGCGTAGGCGGCGACCCCATCATCGGCTCCACCTTTCTTGCTCTTCTGAAGCTCTTTGCCGAGGATGACGGGACGGATGCACTGGTTCTCATTGGCGAGATCGGCGGTAGCGCCGAGGAGGAGGCCGCCGATTGGGTGCAGGAGACCGGCTTCAGCAAGCCCATCGTCGCGTTTGTTGCCGGCCGCACGGCCCCGCCGGGCCGTCGCATGGGACACGCCGGGGCCATCATTGCCGGCGGACAGGGCACCGCCCAAAGTAAGATGGAGGCCCTGCAGGCCGCGGGCATCCATGTGTGTGAGAGCCCGGCGATGATCGGCCAGACCATGCAGCAGGTCCTGGGTTGA
- the rpmF gene encoding 50S ribosomal protein L32 translates to MAHPKRRHSHSRSAKRRTHWKLTPAQVSACSQCGQPKMPHRACANCGYYRGRPLISPKQS, encoded by the coding sequence ATGGCTCACCCGAAACGGAGACACTCCCATAGTCGCTCAGCCAAGCGGCGCACTCACTGGAAACTGACCCCCGCGCAAGTGTCCGCCTGTTCACAGTGCGGGCAACCGAAAATGCCCCATCGCGCTTGCGCGAATTGCGGCTATTATCGTGGGCGACCCCTTATTTCGCCCAAACAATCCTAG